The region GCCCTGGCTGGTTCCGTGCGGGGTCAAGGCATCACCGGCGGTGCTGCTTATGCCCAGACCGGCACTGGTAACGGCTTTGGCGTACTCTCCCGTGTGCAAATACAGCCGGGCTTTCAGCGTGTAAGCCGCAGCTTTCCATTTCTTAACATCCCCTTTATAGATGAAGTCCTGACCGGAAAAAGACAGGCCCGCCGATGCGGAGAGATTCTGAATGGCATTATCCAGCACCGTTTGAAGGGCAGCATATACACTAGCCTGTTTATCGAACACGGGGGTAGGGTATTTTACGTCATCGAACGCCTGGCTGTAGGGAACATCACCGTACAGGTCGGTTGCTTTGGCAATCACCAGCGCTTCCAAGATTTGTCCTACGCCCTTGGTCCATTTGTCGCCCACCAGATCAGCTTTTGTCTGGATCAGCCGGGCCTGGCTTGCTACCGGGTAAAGGGGGCTCCAGCTAAACGTACCGGCCGAAACGATGTAACTCGCAAAGGTCTGGTGCTGCCGTGACAAGCCATTTAGCTGACCCGTCCAGATAGCCGAGATACGAACGTCGGTATCTTCGTGTAGCATGGCCGTTCCCAGGAGGGTTCCCGACAGCAGGGTGGCTACATCGACGTCTGTTACGGCATTGGGGTTACTTTTAATATTGGATTCATTAAATAAATCCTGGCAACTGCTGAGCAGCGTTAAGCTCAACAGCGCAATGGCGATTTTATGAGAAAATATGAATTTCATAGAAATATCGGTTTAATGGCTCTGACTGACTTCGTTTTCGCAACCGCTTAGTAGTTGATCTTGATCGAAAACAAGAGCGATTTGGTGTTCGGGTTGGTGAACCAGTCCTGCCCACGTGACAAGCTGGGGCCGGTAATGCTGACTTCGGGATCGGTTCCCCGGTAGTTGGTCCATAGCAGAACGTTCCGGCCAGTCAGCGAAAAATCAACGGAAGACAGGTGAGTGATCCGACGGAAACCAGGACTGCGCAGGTTATAGGTGAGCGTTACTTCGCGCAAACGGGTCGAACCGCCATCTTCTACAAATTGCTTGGTCGAAGCCGAGCTGAACGACGTGCCGGGTCCCTGATACCAGGCTTGGGTGAGGGCTACCGGCCCGGCGCCGAAGTCGGTAATGTTGCCCTGAAACTTCGTGCCGGCAGCAATCGTCTTGCCGTTATAATCTTTTATGCCACCGGCTGGGGCTACGGATGTATTGCCCACATCGCCATGTGTACCGATCAGGTAAAGGGCTCCCCGCGTACCGTTGTAGAAATCATTGCCGTATACTTTATCGAACAACACATACAGCGATAGATTTTTGTAGGAGAAAGTACTCCCCAGACCACCCCGCCATTTGGGGTTTGGGTTGCCAACAATTTCGTTGCTGGTGCCGCCCTGTGGAAAACCGTTCGCATCCAAAATGTACTTGCCCGACTCATCTTTCAAAAAGTCAGTGCCATAGAACACCCCGAAAGGCTGACCGGCAATCAGCGACTGCCCGGCATAACTGTTGGGAAGTGTGTAAGCTGTAGCGCCAGCCAGCGATAATACTTTGTTGCGGTTCTCGGAGAAGTTGGCCGACAGGTTCCACTTAAAGTCCCCTTTCTGCACCACATCAGCACTGGCATCGAGTTCTATGCCTTTGTTCGACAACTGGGCTGCGTTGATGTTACGGACCGTGTAGCCGGTTTCGTACGGCACAGGCAACGACAAAATTACGTCGTTCGTTTGGTTGTTGTAGTAGGTGGCAGAAAAGGTGAACCGGTTGTTCAGGAAGCGCAGGTCTACCCCGACTTCGCTTTCAGTTTTACGCTCCGGTCTCAGGAAGTCGTTGCCTGCTGTTGTACTGCGCACATAACCACCACCATATAACGAACTGGCCGATGAAAGACCGTTTGCGTAACTGTCGCCGAAAGTGGCTGGCGTAAAGGTGGTAAAGTTCTGATACGGTTGGGGCTGAATACCCACCTGTCCCCAGGTAAGGCGAAGTTTACCGAAACTCAGAACCGAGCTGTTTTCCAGACCTTTCAGCTTACTGAACTGCCAGGCCAGAGCCGCCGATGGAAAAAAGAAGCTGCTGTTCGTTTTAGCGCCGAATGTCGAAGCACTTTCACTTCGGCCGGTTAGGGTGAGGAACAGCATATTATAGGCCTGTACTTCAGCCTGGCCGTAATAGGCGTATGTTCGAATGAGCTGGTTGTAGTTGTTGGCCGATAGGTTTGAGTTCAGCGCATTGGTCAGAATATCGGGGGCTGTTGGTACGATCAGACTGGTGATCTGGTCTGATAAAGTAGCCAGTCGGCGGCTATTGTAGTTCACACCAACCAGCACAGACCCGCTGAAGTTATTGCTGAATGTCTTGTTGGCATTGGCAAATACGTCGGTGTTGAATTGCTTCTCCGTTATCCAGTTTTTCGACAAAAGACCCGTCAGAAACGACGCAGAATTTCGGGCAAACCGTTCCAGACGGGTATCCGTGTAATTATCAATCCCGGTGCGGCCCGTAATGGACAGCCAGGATTTTGGCGTAATGTTCAACTCGACATTACCCGTGATCCGGTCGACATCGCTGGTATTTTTATTGTTGTTGATATTCCAGACCGGGTTGGAGTAAATGGTGTTCTGATCAATACCGAGCGGATTCCGGTACGAGACGTGGGCATCGTTAAATACCTGCCCCGACTCATCCGTGTAGGTGCCGGTATAATATTGGTTATTAAAATCAGAAGGAGTACGGGTACCACCTAGCAGAATACCATCGAGGTTATCACCCTGCTGAACCCGGGACGACGATACTTTTGTATACGAAGCTGATGCCGATGCCCGGAACCACTCCGTAAACTGGTTGCTGGCATTAAGCCGGGCCGTGTTGCGCTGGTAGTTGCTAAACGCTTTAATGATCCCGTCCTGACTTAAGTTCGAGTAACTAATGGCGATGTTAGACCGGGCATTGCCTCCGCTGATATTAACGGCATTGTCTGTGTAATGACCTGTCTGGAAAACATCGCTTGTGTGATCAAA is a window of Spirosoma linguale DSM 74 DNA encoding:
- a CDS encoding TonB-dependent receptor plug (PFAM: TonB-dependent receptor plug; TonB-dependent receptor~KEGG: mxa:MXAN_4746 TonB-dependent receptor) → MSLLLVVSSFSNGWAQGRKVSGTVTADEGIGGFAGATIVVKGTSIGTVTDAKGEYTLTVPQTGTILVFSAVGMQSVEEAIGGRSQINVQLKTDTKQLNEVIITALGVKEERDKFASSVSTVGGKNIAQSGETGLLSGLSGKASGVVITKSGGDPGAGAYIQIRGQNTINGNAQPLFIVDGIPVSNSNFNDGSAAGNSIVQQSRINDINPEDVESMEVLKGASAAALWGTRAANGVIIITTKKGKDSKGKVNISFKSTVSFDKVNKMPPLQTTYGQGSGGFFRQGNKYSYGDLIAERSGGQDTYITDPNAAGYQGFVTFPDGTKRYAIASGNAANPHGGKNSKDTFDHTSDVFQTGHYTDNAVNISGGNARSNIAISYSNLSQDGIIKAFSNYQRNTARLNASNQFTEWFRASASASYTKVSSSRVQQGDNLDGILLGGTRTPSDFNNQYYTGTYTDESGQVFNDAHVSYRNPLGIDQNTIYSNPVWNINNNKNTSDVDRITGNVELNITPKSWLSITGRTGIDNYTDTRLERFARNSASFLTGLLSKNWITEKQFNTDVFANANKTFSNNFSGSVLVGVNYNSRRLATLSDQITSLIVPTAPDILTNALNSNLSANNYNQLIRTYAYYGQAEVQAYNMLFLTLTGRSESASTFGAKTNSSFFFPSAALAWQFSKLKGLENSSVLSFGKLRLTWGQVGIQPQPYQNFTTFTPATFGDSYANGLSSASSLYGGGYVRSTTAGNDFLRPERKTESEVGVDLRFLNNRFTFSATYYNNQTNDVILSLPVPYETGYTVRNINAAQLSNKGIELDASADVVQKGDFKWNLSANFSENRNKVLSLAGATAYTLPNSYAGQSLIAGQPFGVFYGTDFLKDESGKYILDANGFPQGGTSNEIVGNPNPKWRGGLGSTFSYKNLSLYVLFDKVYGNDFYNGTRGALYLIGTHGDVGNTSVAPAGGIKDYNGKTIAAGTKFQGNITDFGAGPVALTQAWYQGPGTSFSSASTKQFVEDGGSTRLREVTLTYNLRSPGFRRITHLSSVDFSLTGRNVLLWTNYRGTDPEVSITGPSLSRGQDWFTNPNTKSLLFSIKINY